A portion of the Streptomyces sp. YPW6 genome contains these proteins:
- a CDS encoding NAD(P)/FAD-dependent oxidoreductase produces the protein MNSAENPPAQVDVIVIGAGPAGTTAAAKLAQSGRSVLVLERRSLPRFHIGESLLPPITAILEELGAYDRVLEQGYVLKHGAEFSGGRKGRFGRIPFAGQGPGRHHVTFQVERAHFDKTMADVAQESGATVLQEATVHELLRDGDRVVGVRYEHGGRTHTAHASYVIDAGGRASKVAHTFGLRRSIDSLRMVAAYQHFKGLDEKYNPGVEGDLQIGGHAEGWVWAIPIWPDTVSVGAVMPRELLHGVADREAVFRDHVSRISRITERLTGTEPVGELKVETDYCYYSDTITGDGWFMAGDSACFFDPIFSGGVFLAMATGLRAAQSVDTILGEPERTANVQLAYSDFYKTGYDVYGRLIHAYYEAGYSLRGFLQSAGLDISGDQLGTNKWVARLVSGDFWNPRNILLRHLRDQPRWNTFAPFEPHWGCPFYEDLNVAEDEAEQAATEPGARSVTVA, from the coding sequence GTGAATTCCGCCGAGAATCCTCCCGCGCAGGTGGACGTCATTGTCATCGGCGCCGGTCCGGCCGGAACCACGGCGGCCGCCAAGCTCGCACAGTCGGGACGGTCGGTTCTCGTCCTGGAGCGCCGGTCTCTTCCTCGATTTCATATCGGCGAGTCGTTGCTGCCGCCGATCACGGCCATTCTCGAAGAACTCGGCGCGTACGACCGCGTCCTGGAGCAGGGGTACGTCCTCAAGCACGGGGCGGAGTTCAGCGGAGGCCGCAAGGGGCGCTTCGGCCGCATCCCCTTCGCCGGGCAGGGGCCCGGCCGCCACCACGTCACCTTCCAGGTCGAACGGGCGCACTTCGACAAGACGATGGCCGACGTGGCGCAGGAGTCCGGCGCCACCGTGCTCCAGGAGGCGACCGTGCACGAACTCCTGCGCGACGGCGACCGGGTCGTGGGCGTCCGCTACGAGCACGGCGGCCGGACCCACACCGCCCACGCGTCGTACGTCATCGACGCCGGCGGGCGGGCCAGCAAGGTGGCCCACACCTTCGGCCTGCGCCGGAGCATCGACAGCCTGCGCATGGTGGCGGCCTACCAGCACTTCAAGGGGCTGGACGAGAAGTACAACCCGGGAGTCGAGGGCGACCTGCAGATCGGCGGCCACGCCGAGGGCTGGGTGTGGGCCATCCCGATCTGGCCGGACACGGTCAGCGTCGGCGCGGTGATGCCGCGCGAGCTGCTGCACGGAGTGGCGGACCGCGAGGCCGTGTTCCGCGATCACGTGTCCCGCATATCGCGGATCACCGAGCGGCTCACGGGCACGGAGCCCGTCGGCGAGCTCAAGGTGGAGACCGACTACTGCTACTACTCCGACACCATCACCGGAGACGGGTGGTTCATGGCCGGCGACTCCGCCTGCTTCTTCGACCCCATCTTCTCCGGCGGCGTCTTCCTCGCCATGGCCACCGGACTGCGGGCCGCCCAGTCCGTCGACACCATCCTGGGCGAGCCGGAGCGCACCGCGAACGTGCAGCTCGCGTACTCCGACTTCTACAAGACGGGCTACGACGTCTACGGCCGCCTCATCCACGCCTACTACGAGGCCGGGTACAGCCTGCGGGGGTTCCTCCAGTCCGCGGGGCTCGACATCTCCGGCGACCAGCTCGGCACCAACAAGTGGGTCGCGCGGCTCGTCAGCGGTGACTTCTGGAACCCGCGCAACATCCTGCTGCGCCACCTCCGGGACCAGCCGCGGTGGAACACCTTCGCCCCGTTCGAGCCCCACTGGGGCTGCCCCTTCTACGAGGACCTGAACGTCGCGGAGGACGAGGCCGAGCAGGCCGCCACGGAACCGGGCGCAAGATCCGTCACCGTCGCCTGA
- a CDS encoding FAD-dependent monooxygenase, whose translation MRPQTFAVAGGGPAGLFLARLLKLRAPGASVTVHERNAPDATFGFGVVFSDRTMAAFERADPETCRRLREASVHWTDMELRHQARRIRYGGYGFTAISRRTLLRILQEQAAEVGAELRFHHEVPHAGRLGDADVVAVADGANSATRAIYADGFGTTVDASGPQYIWFGTPARFDRVTFPFVETRFGPFAAHAYPYETGTSTFIVETDTATWRAAGMDVSTGEAQAPGVSDTHSKELLEGIFKEHLDGHPLLVNNSKWARFQVVRNRTWSHRNMVLLGDAAHTAHFSVGSGTKMAMEDAIALAGALDTEETADDAFRAYEAERRPEVLRTQDWAAPSMRWWATFGQRMHREPEQFGFHFLTRTGAISYAGLKRRHAARVDEVESWFARRAEPDGPARPAARSAVSLPLALGGTVLANRVATTAAPGGREDQRRDAESSARAHGGLVIVDWSVSGPRRSSDGGDGLADWRTTVDRIRGHGAEPMARLRTDDGEGAEFAREAGMRLVERVLPATTVGATAPADALTGDTTVVGVACPPVSVWTAEGESFLRRCSGLASSGVEGLHLMLDESDPAPERWERALEYADRVRERSRLAVLLDVPGGWAWSAPDSHRGESWATRLHTALLSGRLDMVVARPFARP comes from the coding sequence ATGAGACCTCAGACCTTCGCCGTGGCCGGCGGCGGACCCGCCGGCCTCTTCCTCGCCCGGCTCCTCAAGCTGCGCGCGCCCGGAGCCTCGGTCACCGTCCACGAACGCAACGCCCCCGACGCGACGTTCGGCTTCGGCGTCGTCTTCTCCGACCGGACGATGGCCGCCTTCGAGAGGGCGGACCCGGAGACCTGCCGCCGTCTGCGCGAGGCGAGCGTCCACTGGACCGACATGGAGTTGCGGCACCAGGCGCGGCGCATCCGCTACGGCGGGTACGGATTCACGGCGATCTCCCGCAGAACGCTCCTGCGCATCCTCCAGGAACAGGCCGCCGAGGTCGGTGCGGAGCTGCGCTTCCACCACGAGGTACCGCACGCGGGCCGACTCGGTGACGCCGACGTGGTCGCGGTGGCGGACGGGGCCAACTCGGCGACCCGGGCGATCTACGCGGACGGCTTCGGCACGACCGTGGACGCCTCCGGTCCCCAGTACATCTGGTTCGGCACCCCGGCGCGCTTCGACCGGGTGACCTTCCCGTTCGTGGAGACGAGGTTCGGCCCGTTCGCCGCACACGCCTATCCCTACGAGACGGGGACGAGCACCTTCATCGTCGAGACGGACACGGCCACGTGGCGTGCGGCCGGCATGGACGTCTCCACGGGCGAGGCGCAGGCTCCGGGCGTGAGCGACACGCACTCCAAGGAGCTGCTCGAAGGGATCTTCAAGGAGCATCTCGACGGCCACCCCCTGTTGGTGAACAACAGCAAGTGGGCCAGGTTCCAGGTGGTGCGCAACCGAACCTGGTCGCACCGGAACATGGTGCTGCTCGGGGACGCCGCGCACACGGCCCACTTCTCGGTCGGCTCCGGCACCAAGATGGCCATGGAGGACGCGATCGCGCTGGCCGGGGCCCTGGACACCGAAGAGACGGCGGACGACGCGTTTCGCGCGTACGAGGCCGAGCGGCGCCCGGAGGTCCTGCGCACCCAGGACTGGGCGGCGCCCAGCATGCGCTGGTGGGCCACCTTCGGGCAGCGCATGCACCGCGAGCCGGAGCAGTTCGGGTTCCATTTCCTCACCCGGACCGGGGCCATCTCCTACGCCGGACTCAAGCGCCGCCACGCGGCACGCGTCGACGAGGTCGAGTCCTGGTTCGCACGCCGGGCGGAGCCGGACGGCCCGGCCCGGCCGGCGGCCCGGTCGGCCGTCTCCCTGCCTCTCGCCCTGGGAGGCACCGTACTGGCGAACCGTGTCGCCACCACGGCCGCACCCGGCGGCCGGGAGGATCAGCGCAGGGACGCCGAATCGTCCGCACGGGCACACGGCGGCCTCGTCATCGTGGACTGGTCGGTCAGCGGACCGCGGCGTTCGAGCGACGGCGGCGACGGCCTGGCCGACTGGCGGACCACCGTCGACCGGATCCGGGGGCATGGTGCGGAGCCGATGGCCCGCCTGCGGACGGACGACGGGGAGGGAGCGGAGTTCGCGCGCGAGGCGGGAATGCGCCTGGTCGAACGGGTGCTGCCCGCGACCACCGTGGGTGCGACGGCGCCGGCGGACGCCCTCACCGGTGACACCACCGTCGTGGGCGTGGCCTGTCCGCCGGTGTCCGTCTGGACCGCCGAGGGGGAGAGCTTCCTCCGGCGGTGCTCCGGTCTCGCCTCCTCGGGCGTCGAGGGGCTCCATCTCATGCTGGACGAGAGCGATCCTGCGCCCGAGAGATGGGAACGGGCCCTGGAGTACGCGGACCGCGTGCGCGAGCGGTCGCGCCTGGCCG